The following are encoded in a window of Chlorocebus sabaeus isolate Y175 chromosome 10, mChlSab1.0.hap1, whole genome shotgun sequence genomic DNA:
- the DUSP28 gene encoding dual specificity phosphatase 28: protein MEPGDAGRRVTASPVPPPFVRVAPSLFLGSARAAGAEEQLARAGVTLCVNVSRQQPGPGPRGVAELRVPVFDDPAEDLLAHLEPTCAAMEAAVRGGGACLVYCKNGRSRSAAVCTAYLMRHRGLSLAQAFQMVKSARPVAEPNPGFWSQLQKYEEALQAQSCLQGEPPALGLGPEA from the exons ATGGAGCCGGGAGACGCGGGGCGCCGCGTGACCGCCTCGCCAGTGCCGCCGCCGTTCGTGCGCGTCGCGCCCTCGCTCTTCCTCGGGAGCGCGCGCGCCGCGGGCGCGGAGGAGCAGCTGGCGCGCGCGGGAGTCACGCTGTGCGTCAACGTCTCCCGCCAGCAGCCCGGCCCGGGCCCGCGCGGCGTGGCAGAGCTGCGCGTGCCCGTGTTCGACGACCCGGCAGAGGACCTGCTGGCTCACCTGGAGCCCACGTGCGCCGCCATGGAGGCCGCGGTGCGCGGCGGTGGCGCCTGCCTAGTGTACTGCAAAAACGGCCGCAGCCGCTCGGCCGCCGTCTGCACCGCCTACCTTATGAGGCACCGAGGCCTCAGCCTGGCGCAGGCTTTCCAG ATGGTGAAGAGCGCTCGCCCGGTAGCGGAACCCAACCCGGGCTTCTGGTCTCAGCTCCAGAAGTATGAGGAGGCCCTCCAGGCACAGTCCTGCCTGCAGGGAGAGCCCCCAGCCTTAGGGTTGGGCCCTGAGGCTTGA